In Salinigranum marinum, one DNA window encodes the following:
- a CDS encoding SOS response-associated peptidase has protein sequence MCGRYTLFASQSAIEDRFDASFARRVEPRYNCAPGQHLPVLTSDDPDQFSFKKWGLIPSWADDDSKSFINARAETVREKRSFAEPFESRRCLVPADGFYEWTDRGGSKQPYRVAYDDDRLFAMAGLWERWTPRVRQTGLGEFGGGVEGEAETVETFTVVTTEPNAVVSDLHHRMAVVLDPAEESTWLHGDPDAVVELLDPAPADDWEAYPVSTAVNSPANDGPELLEAVE, from the coding sequence ATGTGCGGTCGATACACCCTCTTCGCCTCACAGTCGGCGATCGAAGACCGCTTCGACGCCTCGTTCGCCCGGCGGGTCGAGCCACGGTACAACTGTGCGCCCGGACAGCACCTCCCCGTGCTGACGAGCGACGACCCCGACCAGTTTTCCTTCAAGAAGTGGGGGTTGATCCCCTCGTGGGCCGACGACGACTCCAAGTCGTTCATCAACGCACGCGCCGAGACGGTGCGTGAAAAGCGGAGCTTCGCCGAACCCTTCGAGTCCCGGCGCTGTCTGGTGCCCGCCGACGGGTTCTACGAGTGGACCGACCGCGGCGGGAGCAAACAGCCGTACCGCGTCGCGTACGACGACGACCGCCTCTTCGCGATGGCGGGGCTGTGGGAGCGGTGGACGCCACGCGTGCGGCAGACCGGACTCGGGGAGTTCGGCGGTGGTGTCGAAGGCGAAGCCGAGACCGTCGAGACGTTCACCGTCGTCACGACCGAACCGAACGCGGTCGTCTCCGACCTCCACCACCGGATGGCGGTCGTGCTCGATCCGGCGGAGGAGTCGACCTGGCTCCACGGCGACCCCGACGCAGTCGTCGAACTACTCGATCCCGCGCCCGCCGACGACTGGGAGGCGTACCCGGTGTCGACCGCGGTGAACAGCCCGGCGAACGACGGCCCCGAACTCCTCGAAGCGGTCGAGTGA
- a CDS encoding ribonuclease H-like domain-containing protein — MRVENSFIPVRGVGETTERRLWRQGVREWGDFHAGVDGVGPTTAERIEAFIEEARPRLSDRDSAYFARTFPDGERWRLYETFRDDACFFDIETTGLNHARDAVTTVSLHRDGETITLVRGDDLTAEALEETFADTGLLVTFNGARFDVPFLETSFDVDLDYPHLDLMYACRSVGLTGGLKAIENEIGIDRDRPDLSGRDAVRLWRQYERGDDGALDTLVSYNREDTVNLATLADHVTARLDEQAFGDDGASAE; from the coding sequence ATGCGCGTGGAGAACTCTTTCATCCCGGTTCGCGGCGTGGGCGAGACGACCGAACGGCGGCTGTGGCGACAGGGCGTCCGGGAGTGGGGAGACTTCCACGCTGGCGTCGACGGCGTGGGACCGACGACCGCCGAGCGCATCGAGGCGTTCATCGAGGAGGCACGCCCCCGCCTGTCGGACCGCGATTCGGCGTACTTCGCCCGGACGTTCCCCGACGGGGAGCGGTGGCGGCTCTACGAGACGTTCCGCGACGACGCCTGCTTCTTCGACATCGAGACGACGGGACTGAACCACGCTCGCGACGCGGTCACGACCGTCTCGCTCCACCGCGACGGCGAGACAATCACGCTCGTCCGTGGCGACGACCTCACCGCCGAGGCGCTCGAAGAGACCTTCGCCGACACCGGCTTGCTCGTGACGTTCAACGGCGCGCGGTTCGACGTGCCGTTCCTCGAGACGTCGTTCGACGTCGATCTCGACTACCCACATCTCGACCTGATGTACGCCTGTCGCTCGGTTGGGTTGACGGGCGGGCTCAAAGCCATCGAAAACGAGATCGGCATCGACCGAGACCGACCGGACCTCTCGGGGAGGGACGCCGTCCGCCTCTGGCGGCAGTACGAACGCGGCGACGACGGTGCGCTCGACACGCTCGTCTCGTACAACCGCGAGGACACGGTGAACCTCGCGACGCTCGCGGACCACGTCACCGCGCGCCTCGACGAGCAGGCCTTCGGCGACGACGGCGCATCCGCCGAGTGA
- a CDS encoding PGF-CTERM sorting domain-containing protein, with amino-acid sequence MSSTATKLQVLALTTLLVSSVFAGSITFAGTASALVTGAVTAESASDVQAYRTASTQTVVGTVTVTNGSSGNTVAVDVPDGNIVSATGVSVDNADVSASDLSVDSPTRVTVGLADTNAGDGADETVRVTVTVTHNLANVGPTAGLDATISAGGRSDTTQFDVVRYVGPTGPVGRVFLGDRGVDLTGIDDIPDAGGVTLFGVAGDADGGIANVGDVRRADITEANDFQPGGYSFTEPDGSVGLSVVEPRITEATLYRGNGTSGADVTGGSIPITIDALTLAVEFNFADAEDVEVTVTDEDGIDVTRQLTSTNRISQSGGTLVLTGVGELDPGDYTIEVEGADDLDDVRLTVGAGVRDEAQTISLDESAVTQGETVVATVRGSPGEYGLVRIDAADLDALAATDENAERVFAATGDVQSLVGTDTLGGTTEVAVGAVVDLDDEGKAQVRIDTAFLGATTVDVEFVELDAPNTDPGTLRAGFDASADDSVELDVDERELVFTDDLGIVQIGEEFVLEGTAPESDDVKAYARIDDEWVPLRDDDGSLAEDAVDSQGRFSVEIDSGQVIDIPDTYRIAIVADPVADGTNYIGSDESISTDVYSEFDTATTTTVRTAEGELTSNVSSSSIAADVGDEVVLSGTAFGQGDSVRVYLVGPRGQFLTADGGFGAETVSVDDNEFEEEYATFEQRGQYTFFVVGQGRDGEYGSDIGFGGELRRGLTPQQAVEIVRDEYSGAGVDDPVVEHSVVAENPSISIDEFGENGQVLAEELTVSGASNREDGTLVFVEVVDADDEVVATGEAEVDGSTNQWETTVELSGVETGTYTLRASDDETDASVEFEVVDELTTPAETPADTSTETETAAPTDTPTDTGTDTPTTTESPTTSTEFPGFGVVVALAALLVAFLLALRRD; translated from the coding sequence ATGAGTTCAACTGCAACGAAACTACAGGTCCTCGCACTCACGACGCTGCTCGTCAGCTCCGTCTTCGCGGGAAGTATCACCTTCGCTGGGACGGCGAGCGCGCTCGTCACGGGCGCCGTCACGGCCGAGAGCGCGAGCGACGTCCAGGCGTACAGAACGGCGAGCACACAGACGGTCGTGGGGACGGTCACGGTGACCAACGGGAGTTCGGGCAACACCGTCGCCGTCGACGTCCCCGACGGGAACATCGTGAGCGCGACCGGCGTCTCGGTCGACAACGCCGACGTGAGCGCGTCGGACCTCTCGGTCGACAGCCCCACCCGCGTCACGGTCGGCCTCGCCGACACGAACGCGGGCGACGGTGCCGACGAGACGGTCCGGGTGACGGTCACGGTGACGCACAACCTGGCGAACGTCGGCCCCACCGCGGGGCTCGACGCGACCATCTCGGCCGGTGGCCGCTCGGACACGACTCAGTTCGACGTCGTCAGGTACGTCGGCCCCACCGGGCCCGTGGGACGCGTCTTCCTGGGGGACCGCGGTGTCGACCTGACGGGGATTGACGACATCCCGGACGCCGGGGGCGTGACGCTGTTCGGCGTCGCGGGCGACGCCGACGGCGGGATCGCCAACGTCGGCGACGTTCGACGGGCCGACATCACGGAGGCGAACGACTTCCAGCCCGGCGGCTACAGCTTTACGGAACCGGACGGTTCGGTCGGCCTCTCGGTCGTCGAACCGCGCATCACCGAGGCGACGCTCTACCGCGGCAACGGGACGAGCGGCGCCGACGTCACCGGCGGTTCGATCCCCATCACGATCGACGCCCTGACGCTGGCCGTCGAGTTCAACTTCGCCGACGCCGAGGACGTCGAAGTCACCGTCACCGACGAGGACGGCATCGACGTCACGCGACAGCTCACCAGCACGAACCGGATCAGCCAGTCCGGCGGGACCCTGGTGCTCACGGGTGTCGGCGAACTGGACCCCGGCGATTACACCATCGAGGTCGAGGGAGCGGACGACCTCGACGACGTGCGGCTGACCGTCGGGGCCGGGGTCCGTGACGAGGCACAGACCATCTCGCTGGACGAGTCCGCGGTGACCCAGGGCGAGACCGTCGTCGCGACGGTTCGGGGCTCACCCGGCGAGTACGGGCTGGTCCGGATCGACGCCGCCGACCTCGACGCGCTGGCGGCGACCGACGAGAACGCCGAGCGAGTGTTCGCGGCGACGGGCGACGTCCAGTCGCTCGTCGGAACGGACACGCTCGGCGGCACGACCGAGGTCGCCGTCGGTGCGGTGGTCGACCTCGACGACGAGGGCAAGGCGCAGGTCCGCATCGACACCGCGTTCCTCGGCGCGACGACCGTCGACGTCGAGTTCGTGGAGCTCGACGCACCGAACACGGACCCTGGGACCCTCAGAGCCGGCTTCGACGCGAGCGCGGACGACAGCGTCGAACTCGACGTCGACGAGCGGGAGCTCGTCTTCACCGACGACCTCGGCATCGTCCAGATCGGCGAGGAGTTCGTCCTCGAAGGGACGGCTCCCGAGTCCGACGACGTGAAGGCGTACGCCCGCATCGACGACGAGTGGGTGCCGCTCCGCGACGACGACGGCAGCCTCGCCGAGGACGCGGTCGACAGCCAGGGCCGGTTCAGCGTCGAGATCGACTCCGGACAGGTGATCGACATCCCGGACACCTACCGGATCGCGATCGTCGCGGACCCGGTCGCCGACGGCACAAACTACATCGGGAGCGACGAGTCGATCTCGACCGACGTCTACAGCGAGTTCGACACGGCGACCACGACGACGGTTCGGACGGCCGAGGGTGAACTCACGTCCAACGTGTCGTCGTCGTCGATCGCCGCGGACGTCGGCGACGAGGTCGTCCTCTCGGGGACGGCGTTCGGACAGGGCGACTCCGTCCGCGTCTATCTCGTCGGTCCGCGCGGACAGTTCCTCACCGCCGACGGCGGCTTCGGCGCCGAGACCGTTTCCGTGGACGACAACGAGTTCGAAGAGGAGTACGCCACGTTCGAGCAACGCGGCCAGTACACCTTCTTCGTCGTCGGGCAGGGACGGGACGGCGAGTACGGCTCCGACATCGGCTTCGGCGGGGAACTCCGCCGTGGCCTGACGCCCCAGCAGGCGGTCGAGATCGTCAGGGACGAGTACTCGGGTGCGGGCGTCGACGATCCCGTCGTCGAACACTCCGTCGTGGCGGAGAACCCGTCGATCTCGATCGACGAATTCGGCGAGAACGGACAGGTGCTCGCCGAGGAGCTCACGGTGTCGGGGGCCTCGAACCGCGAGGACGGAACGCTCGTCTTCGTCGAAGTGGTCGACGCGGACGACGAGGTCGTCGCCACGGGCGAGGCCGAGGTCGACGGCTCGACGAACCAGTGGGAGACGACGGTCGAACTCTCCGGCGTCGAGACGGGGACCTACACGCTCCGCGCGAGCGACGACGAGACCGACGCCTCCGTCGAGTTCGAGGTGGTCGACGAACTGACCACGCCGGCGGAGACGCCGGCCGACACCTCGACCGAGACGGAAACCGCCGCGCCGACCGACACGCCGACCGACACTGGAACCGATACCCCCACCACGACGGAGTCGCCCACGACGTCGACTGAGTTCCCCGGCTTCGGGGTGGTCGTAGCGCTCGCGGCGCTGCTCGTCGCCTTCCTGCTCGCGCTCCGTCGCGACTGA
- a CDS encoding dolichyl-phosphate hexose transferase yields the protein MTAYTFDDVAVVMGTYNEEAAIEHVLEDIDRVTDGRAEVVCVDGSSDRTAAVARDHGARVIKQEPQGYGVAVREAVLAPDRPVVVTTDCDDTYPMERLPDFLDAINEGYDVVSGDRLSRGAETMPRFNRLGNQAFALCASALVGRRLRDTTTGMRAYRKEVIEDVTWTENTGLSAELLLRPVMRGYRVRELTIDYRERRGETTLDPLSGGAEIAGSIVRVAGEEWLRRLSPDTGRASTRSA from the coding sequence ATGACCGCGTACACCTTCGACGACGTCGCCGTGGTGATGGGGACGTACAACGAAGAAGCCGCTATCGAACACGTACTCGAAGACATCGACCGCGTCACCGACGGCCGTGCGGAGGTCGTCTGCGTCGACGGCTCCTCGGACCGGACGGCGGCGGTTGCCCGCGACCACGGCGCGCGCGTGATCAAACAGGAGCCACAGGGGTACGGCGTTGCGGTCCGCGAGGCCGTGCTCGCGCCGGATCGCCCCGTCGTCGTCACGACCGACTGCGACGACACCTACCCGATGGAGCGCCTCCCGGACTTCCTCGACGCGATCAACGAGGGGTACGACGTCGTCTCCGGCGACCGCCTCTCGCGCGGCGCGGAGACGATGCCGCGGTTCAACCGTCTGGGCAACCAGGCGTTCGCGCTCTGTGCGTCCGCGCTCGTGGGCCGTCGGCTGCGCGACACGACGACCGGCATGCGGGCCTACCGCAAGGAAGTGATCGAGGACGTGACCTGGACGGAGAACACGGGTCTCTCGGCGGAGTTGCTCCTCAGACCCGTGATGCGCGGCTACCGCGTCCGGGAACTGACGATCGACTACCGCGAGCGACGCGGGGAGACGACGCTCGATCCGCTGTCCGGAGGGGCCGAAATCGCCGGTTCGATCGTCCGCGTCGCGGGCGAGGAGTGGCTGCGTCGGCTCTCGCCGGACACGGGCCGCGCGTCGACCCGGTCGGCGTAG
- a CDS encoding DUF5800 family protein, translating into MTALSFDEHGVDVVYQGTDFRLERTLIEEATGKSYPDVTDHEVLKMVEKNPALSGEPRRIQDILRR; encoded by the coding sequence ATGACTGCCCTGTCGTTCGACGAACACGGTGTCGACGTCGTCTACCAGGGAACCGATTTCCGGCTCGAACGAACGCTCATCGAGGAGGCGACCGGCAAATCCTACCCGGACGTGACCGACCACGAGGTGCTGAAGATGGTCGAAAAGAACCCCGCGCTGTCGGGCGAACCGCGCCGCATCCAGGACATCCTGCGGCGGTAG
- a CDS encoding winged helix-turn-helix domain-containing protein, translating into MTDTWDAAGYVASSRYRLSVCEYLSEYGPGLPSEISSDTDLAQPHVSRALSELREHDVVELLVPESQQKGRLYDLTETGRVALDRLTRGRDAVDLRIVSREGFPCGGLVEFLEERHAAVAQAVATYDGDVAYVHFLDGEPADDRTAPITRLWEHSRGADGLSSGSTGRHEFTVYGLEHVTLVDLVVDDLRVGISLDDDADVAVRSFVADVEAQLRN; encoded by the coding sequence ATGACTGACACATGGGACGCGGCGGGCTACGTCGCGAGTTCGCGCTACCGGCTCTCCGTCTGCGAGTACCTCTCCGAATACGGTCCCGGGTTGCCGTCGGAGATCTCGTCGGACACCGACCTCGCCCAGCCGCACGTCTCCCGGGCGCTGTCGGAACTCCGCGAGCACGACGTGGTCGAACTCCTCGTCCCCGAGTCACAACAGAAAGGACGCCTCTACGATCTCACGGAGACCGGCCGGGTCGCGCTCGACCGACTGACGCGTGGACGAGACGCGGTCGACCTCCGGATCGTCTCCCGCGAGGGGTTTCCGTGCGGCGGGCTCGTCGAGTTCCTCGAGGAGCGCCACGCCGCCGTCGCGCAGGCGGTGGCGACGTACGACGGTGACGTGGCCTACGTTCACTTCCTGGATGGGGAGCCGGCCGACGACCGAACGGCCCCGATCACGCGACTGTGGGAGCACTCGCGTGGAGCCGACGGGCTGAGTTCCGGATCGACGGGCCGACACGAGTTCACCGTCTACGGGCTGGAACACGTCACGCTGGTCGATCTCGTCGTCGACGACCTGCGTGTCGGGATCTCGCTCGACGACGATGCCGACGTCGCGGTGCGGAGCTTCGTCGCGGACGTCGAAGCGCAGCTCCGCAACTGA
- a CDS encoding DoxX family protein: MSTDVVLQSTQLFGSPGAELVFLGARVLFGAVIAFTGLNHFVNAETMAGYAGAKGIPAPDLAVPFTGGMLLFGGLGLLLGAFTALAAGAVVVFLVVATPKMHDFWAAPEEERMTEMTQFLKNVALLGTALGFLAVSGTQWPLAVGIGL, encoded by the coding sequence GTGAGTACCGATGTCGTCCTGCAGAGCACTCAGCTGTTCGGCTCGCCCGGCGCGGAGCTCGTCTTCCTCGGCGCGCGCGTCCTCTTCGGAGCCGTCATCGCCTTCACGGGACTGAACCACTTCGTCAACGCCGAGACGATGGCGGGGTACGCGGGAGCGAAAGGCATCCCCGCGCCCGACCTCGCCGTGCCCTTCACCGGTGGGATGCTGCTCTTCGGTGGCCTCGGCCTCCTCCTCGGTGCGTTCACCGCGCTGGCCGCCGGTGCCGTCGTCGTCTTCCTCGTCGTGGCGACGCCGAAGATGCACGACTTCTGGGCCGCCCCCGAGGAGGAACGGATGACGGAGATGACGCAGTTCCTCAAGAACGTCGCGCTGCTCGGCACGGCGCTGGGCTTCCTCGCCGTGAGCGGGACGCAGTGGCCCCTCGCGGTCGGCATCGGCCTGTAA
- a CDS encoding VOC family protein yields the protein MTDAPPTTGLHHVTNICTDMSDTRSFYEDVLGWHTVKRTQNYDDPGTPHYYFSPTSAGDPGTNVTYFEYPHGRGQPGPGASHHFAFGVEDEATLEEWRAHLQAHDIRVSEVKDRTYFKSIYFSDPDGLVFELATMGPGFAVDEAVLGSDAIDPYDEGYADDGGEH from the coding sequence ATGACCGACGCACCCCCGACGACCGGACTGCACCACGTGACGAACATCTGTACGGACATGTCAGATACCCGTTCGTTCTACGAGGATGTCCTCGGGTGGCACACGGTGAAACGAACGCAGAACTACGACGACCCCGGGACGCCGCACTACTACTTCTCGCCGACGTCGGCGGGCGATCCGGGGACGAACGTGACGTACTTCGAGTACCCCCACGGACGGGGCCAGCCGGGGCCAGGCGCGAGCCACCACTTCGCCTTCGGCGTCGAGGACGAGGCCACCCTGGAGGAGTGGCGTGCCCACCTCCAGGCGCACGACATCCGCGTCTCCGAGGTGAAAGACCGGACGTACTTCAAGAGCATCTACTTCAGCGACCCCGACGGCCTCGTCTTCGAGCTCGCCACGATGGGGCCAGGCTTCGCGGTCGACGAAGCGGTCCTCGGCTCGGACGCCATCGACCCGTACGACGAGGGGTACGCCGACGACGGTGGAGAACACTGA
- a CDS encoding flavin reductase family protein gives MDGPPETFGSPYRLLSAAVVPRPIAWVSSRGPRGENLAPFSFFNVVAIDPPIVMVAPVGVGEDRKDTPENVLATEAFAVNVVTGDLVEAMNETAATLAPGESEFERAGVTAVEATAVDAPRVAEAHVSFECTLSESMELGGSTLLFGEVVHAHVDDDLLVDGKLDVTKLDAVGRLAGGYYASTRDRYHLERPP, from the coding sequence ATGGACGGCCCACCGGAGACGTTCGGCTCTCCCTACCGGCTGTTGTCGGCGGCGGTCGTCCCGCGACCGATCGCGTGGGTCTCCTCGCGCGGGCCGCGCGGCGAGAACCTCGCTCCCTTTAGCTTCTTCAACGTCGTCGCCATCGATCCCCCGATCGTCATGGTCGCGCCGGTCGGCGTCGGCGAGGACAGGAAAGACACCCCCGAGAACGTCCTCGCGACCGAGGCGTTCGCCGTCAACGTCGTCACGGGCGATCTGGTCGAGGCGATGAACGAGACGGCGGCGACGCTCGCCCCCGGCGAGAGCGAGTTCGAGCGCGCGGGCGTGACGGCGGTCGAGGCGACGGCCGTCGACGCTCCGCGCGTCGCCGAGGCGCACGTCTCGTTCGAGTGCACGCTGTCCGAGTCGATGGAACTGGGCGGGTCGACCCTGCTGTTCGGCGAGGTCGTCCACGCCCACGTCGACGACGACCTCCTCGTCGACGGCAAACTCGACGTGACGAAACTCGACGCTGTCGGCCGGCTCGCCGGCGGCTACTACGCGTCGACCCGCGACCGGTACCACCTCGAACGGCCGCCCTGA
- a CDS encoding MFS transporter: MSTGSASETRPWLVLAGCFLIATGFNAYVFAPASIMPPFVAAFDIDKPAAGLSISVVFFAWVLLQVPGGLLMDRYDNRRLVWGGVLVFLAAAVAGLFAPTYPAFLATRFVGGATAVFLWTANANIVGRSFPSARRAVGTSLFVASAPAGVTLAQAAGPTLEAVIGWRGVVAAYAVIAVCGVPPFVGALDAPIRNESALSVETFAAALGDRRVLAVALSSFCAYSLFVFFNSWMPTYATEVIGVDAGTAGTLAALLPAMGLAARPGGGWLSDRIDGRRRPVIVAAFLVVIPALVFAAITTSVVGFAAALLFAGVGSQLGTGVFYVYVEELSPAESGGTSLAVLLTLSVAGSLVAPVAAGWLVESVSWMAAFGFGGLLAVGGIVAIVLVPEA, encoded by the coding sequence ATGAGTACCGGGTCGGCGTCGGAGACGCGCCCGTGGCTGGTACTCGCGGGCTGTTTCCTGATCGCCACCGGGTTCAACGCCTACGTCTTCGCCCCCGCGAGCATCATGCCGCCGTTCGTCGCGGCGTTCGACATCGACAAGCCCGCGGCGGGGCTGTCGATCAGCGTCGTCTTCTTCGCGTGGGTGCTGCTGCAAGTCCCCGGCGGTCTTCTGATGGACCGGTACGACAACCGACGGCTGGTGTGGGGTGGCGTGCTCGTGTTCCTCGCGGCCGCCGTCGCGGGACTGTTCGCACCGACGTATCCGGCGTTTCTGGCGACACGGTTCGTCGGTGGTGCCACGGCGGTGTTCCTCTGGACGGCGAACGCCAACATCGTCGGTCGGTCGTTCCCCTCGGCACGACGAGCCGTCGGGACGAGCCTCTTCGTCGCCAGCGCACCCGCCGGGGTGACGCTCGCACAGGCCGCCGGTCCGACGCTCGAAGCCGTCATCGGCTGGCGCGGGGTCGTGGCCGCATACGCCGTCATCGCCGTCTGTGGAGTACCACCGTTCGTCGGGGCGCTCGACGCGCCCATCAGGAACGAGTCGGCCCTCTCGGTGGAGACGTTCGCCGCCGCACTGGGCGACCGGCGGGTGCTGGCGGTCGCCCTGAGCAGCTTCTGTGCGTACTCGCTCTTCGTCTTCTTCAACTCGTGGATGCCGACGTACGCCACCGAGGTCATCGGCGTCGACGCCGGCACCGCGGGGACGCTCGCGGCACTCCTGCCCGCGATGGGCCTGGCGGCACGACCGGGTGGTGGCTGGCTCTCCGACCGGATCGACGGTCGCCGCCGTCCGGTGATCGTCGCGGCGTTTCTGGTGGTGATACCGGCACTCGTCTTCGCGGCCATCACCACGTCCGTGGTTGGGTTCGCGGCGGCACTGCTTTTCGCCGGCGTCGGCTCGCAGTTGGGGACGGGCGTCTTCTACGTCTACGTCGAGGAGTTGTCTCCGGCAGAATCGGGCGGGACGAGCCTCGCGGTGTTGCTGACGCTCTCGGTCGCGGGCTCGCTCGTCGCTCCGGTCGCCGCTGGGTGGCTCGTCGAGAGCGTCTCGTGGATGGCAGCGTTCGGGTTCGGCGGCCTGCTCGCGGTCGGCGGGATCGTCGCCATTGTCCTCGTCCCTGAGGCGTGA
- a CDS encoding SRPBCC family protein produces MPGDTYSHAVGVERTPEGRRITVSRVVDAPADAVWALLTDTTRWPEWGPSVAAVDCPTRFIDAGTTGRVKLAGVGLWVPFEIESYADGAERRWTWSVARLPATGHRVDALGDQCRVTFEIPALAAGYAVVCRRALDRIASVATTLDDD; encoded by the coding sequence ATGCCCGGGGATACATACTCACACGCCGTCGGGGTCGAGCGGACACCGGAGGGGCGACGGATCACGGTGTCGCGCGTCGTCGACGCGCCCGCGGACGCAGTATGGGCGCTACTCACGGACACGACCCGGTGGCCAGAGTGGGGTCCGAGCGTCGCCGCCGTCGACTGTCCGACGCGGTTCATCGACGCGGGAACCACGGGGCGGGTGAAGCTCGCCGGCGTCGGGCTCTGGGTGCCGTTCGAGATCGAGTCGTACGCCGACGGGGCGGAGAGACGGTGGACGTGGTCGGTCGCGCGCCTCCCGGCGACCGGCCACCGCGTCGACGCCCTCGGCGACCAGTGTCGCGTGACGTTCGAGATCCCAGCGCTCGCGGCGGGTTACGCGGTCGTCTGTCGGCGGGCGCTCGACCGCATCGCTTCGGTCGCCACGACGCTGGACGACGACTGA
- the mvaD gene encoding phosphomevalonate decarboxylase MvaD: protein MKATARAHPIQGLVKYHGMRDAELRLPYHDSISVCTAPSHTRTTVAFDPDADGDEYRIDGEVVAGRGAERIEHVVDHVRDLAGFDHRVRVESENSFPSNVGFGSSSSGFAALAMAACEAAGLDLSRPEVSTVARRGSSSAARAVTGAFSQLYTGLNDEDCRSERIETELESELRIVTGLVPAYKETEQAHEEAADSHMFQARMAHIHGQIAEMRDALREAAFDRAFELAEHDSLSLAATTMTGPAGWVYWQPRTIAIFNAVRELRSADVPVYFSTDTGASVYVNTTEEHVDRVEEAVADCGVDTEVWEVGGPARVLDESEALF, encoded by the coding sequence ATGAAAGCCACCGCCAGAGCGCACCCGATCCAGGGGCTCGTGAAGTACCACGGGATGCGGGACGCCGAGTTGCGGCTGCCGTACCACGACAGCATCAGCGTCTGCACCGCACCGTCGCACACGCGCACCACGGTCGCCTTCGACCCCGACGCCGACGGGGACGAGTACCGGATCGACGGCGAGGTCGTCGCCGGGCGTGGGGCCGAGCGGATCGAACACGTCGTCGACCACGTCCGCGACCTCGCCGGCTTCGACCACCGGGTCCGGGTCGAGTCGGAGAACTCCTTCCCGTCGAACGTCGGCTTCGGCTCGTCGTCGTCGGGGTTCGCCGCGCTCGCGATGGCCGCCTGCGAGGCCGCCGGGCTCGATCTGAGCCGTCCGGAGGTCTCGACGGTCGCCCGCCGCGGGTCGTCGTCGGCCGCCCGCGCCGTCACCGGGGCGTTCTCACAGCTGTACACGGGCCTGAACGACGAGGACTGTCGCTCCGAGCGCATCGAGACGGAACTCGAATCCGAACTCAGGATCGTCACAGGGCTGGTCCCCGCGTACAAGGAGACCGAACAGGCCCACGAGGAGGCCGCCGACTCGCACATGTTCCAGGCGCGGATGGCACACATTCACGGCCAGATCGCGGAGATGCGCGATGCCCTTCGAGAGGCAGCGTTCGACCGCGCCTTCGAACTCGCCGAGCACGACTCGCTGTCGCTGGCGGCGACGACGATGACCGGACCGGCCGGGTGGGTGTACTGGCAGCCCCGGACGATCGCCATCTTCAACGCGGTGCGCGAGCTCCGGTCGGCAGACGTCCCGGTCTACTTCTCGACCGACACCGGGGCGTCGGTGTACGTCAACACGACCGAAGAACACGTCGACCGCGTCGAGGAGGCCGTTGCCGACTGCGGCGTCGATACCGAGGTGTGGGAGGTGGGCGGCCCGGCGCGCGTCTTGGACGAGTCGGAGGCGCTGTTCTAA
- a CDS encoding DUF5518 domain-containing protein — protein sequence MTRTGPLPPSVSDTWKYALVGGLVSIPLTTVGYWQSGSELSLSPVLLGGLVAGYLARRATGTADGVGVRAGLVGALPALWILADVLGAASALSGPAWFVAVGVGFTGAILLVVAVVGFGLSALAGALGARAGSWLAGRTGRRSPPAAGN from the coding sequence ATGACCCGAACTGGTCCCCTCCCTCCCTCCGTGAGCGACACGTGGAAGTACGCCCTCGTCGGCGGCCTGGTTTCGATCCCACTCACGACCGTCGGCTACTGGCAGTCAGGGTCGGAGCTGTCGCTGTCGCCGGTGCTTCTCGGCGGGCTCGTCGCCGGCTACCTCGCCAGGCGCGCGACGGGCACCGCCGACGGCGTCGGGGTCCGGGCGGGGCTCGTAGGCGCGCTCCCGGCGCTCTGGATACTGGCCGACGTCCTCGGGGCCGCGTCCGCGCTCTCCGGGCCGGCCTGGTTCGTGGCTGTCGGGGTCGGCTTCACCGGCGCGATCCTCCTCGTCGTCGCCGTCGTCGGCTTCGGTCTCAGCGCGCTCGCGGGCGCGCTCGGCGCGCGAGCCGGGAGTTGGCTCGCCGGGCGCACGGGCCGACGGAGTCCGCCCGCCGCCGGAAACTAA